CGCCGAGAACGTGCTCACTGACAACGATGTCAGGGAGGCGGACGGGATCATCATCGCCGCCGACAAGGAAGTGGACCGCGAGCGCTTCGCGGGCAAGCGGGTGCTGTCCACCGGTGTCGCGGACGGCATCCACAAGCCGGAGGAACTGATCGAGCGCGCCCAGAGCGCGCCGGTGCAGCAGGGCACGGCGGCCGCGGCCGGTTCGGGCGGGAGCGGCGGCAAGGAGCGCAGCCTCGCGTACAAGGCGCTGATGAACGGCGTCTCGTACATGATCCCCTTCGTGGTGGTCGGCGGTCTGCTGATCGCCATCGCGCTGGCCCTGGGCGGTCACGCCACCGAGACCGGCTACGCGGTCACCCCGGGCACCTTCTGGGACCACATCTTCCAGATCGGCGTCCTCGGCTTCACCCTGATGATCCCGATCCTGTCCGGGTACATCGCCTATGCGATCGGTGACCGGCCCGCGCTGGTGCCGGGCATGATCGGCGGCTTCATCGCGAACACCGGGTCGCTCTACGACTCCAAGGCGGGCGCGGGCTTCATCGGCGCCATCGTGACGGGCTTCCTCGCCGGTTTCCTGGTCCTGTGGATCAAGAAGGTCAAGGTTCCCAAGGTCGTCCAGCCGATCATGCCGATCATCGTGATCCCGATCATCGCGACGACGGCGCTCGGCCTGTTCTTCATCTACGTCATCGGCAAGCCCATCTCCTGGGTGTTCGAGAACCTGACCAGCTGGCTGTCCGGGATGACCGGCACCAGCGCGATCCTGCTCGGCGCGCTGCTCGGCCTGATGATCGCCTTCGACATGGGCGGTCCCGTCAACAAGACGGCCTTCCTCTTCGGTACGGGCCTCATCGCGTCCGGCAACTACGCGGTCATGGGCATGTGCGCGGCGGCCATCCCGGTCATGCCGCTCGGCCAGGGCCTGGCCACGGTGCTGCGCCGCAAGCTGTACTCCGACCAGGAGCGCGACACCGGTATGGCGGCCCTGTTCATGGGCATGTTCGGCATTTCGGAGGGCGCGATCCCCTTCGCGGCGGCGCGCCCGGCCGTCGTCATCCCCGCGAACATGCTCGGCGGCGCGGTCGCCGGTGCGATCGCGGGTGTCGCGGGGGTCGGCGACCACGTGCCGCACGGCGGGCCCGTCGTCGCCGCGCTCGGCGCGATCAGTGGCTGGGCCTGGTTCCTGATCGCCATCGCGGCGGGCACGGTGGTCACGGCGCTCACCACGAACGCGCTGATCGAGCTGAAGGAGCGCAAGCGGGGCGGCGGGGCGGTGGTGGCCGGTTCCGGCGGGGGTGCGGTCGTGCCGGAGGCGGTGCCGGTGCTGGTGGGTGCGGGTGCGGGTGCGGGTGCCGGGACGGCTGTACGGGCCTCCCAGGCGGCCCCGGCGGCCGGGTCGGCCGTCGTCGCGGCGGGCGCGGAGCCCGAGGTGCTCTCCGGCTACCTGACCGAGCAGACCGTGAAGACCGAGCTGGCCGCGGACGGCAAGGAGGCCGCGATCCGCGAGATGGCGGCGATGCTCGCGACCACCGGCAATGTCCGGGACACGGAGGAGCTGGTGCGGGTCGCGCTGGCCCGCGAGGCGCAGGGCACCACCGGGCTCGGCGAGTCGATCGCCATTCCGCACGCCAAGACGGATGCGGTGAGCCGGCCCACCGTCGGCTTCGCCCGGTCCGCCGAGGGCATCGAGTGGGGCGCCCTCGACGGTACGAAGGCCCGGCTGGTCTTCATGATCTCCGTGCCGGAGGCTGCGGCGGGCGACGAGCACCTGCGGATCCTGGCGCTGCTGTCGCGCAAGCTGATGGACTCCGGCTTCCGGGACCGGCTCCAGTCGGCGCCCGACGAGGCGGCCATCCTGAACGTCCTGCGCGAGATCCGGTAGCCGCGCCTCGCCCTCAAACGCCGGGCGGGCTGGAGGTGCGGGCCCCGGCCCAGCCCCGGGTGAAGCCATACGCGCGCAAGCGCAGCCCCTGCAGGGCAAACCCAGCCCGCCCGGCGATTGAGGGCCCGCCGGAGGCAACACCAGCCACCCGACGACGGAGGGCAGGGGCCGGAGCGCAGCCACGCGGGCCTCTATGCCTCCGGCGGGCCCTCAAACGCCGGGCAGGCTGAAGGTGCGGGCCCCGCCCGGAAAGACTAGAAGTGCTGGCCCGGCCCGGGCGGGCTGGGTGTGCGCCCCGGCCCGGGAGGGTGGATGTGCGGCCCCGGCCCGGGCGGGTGGATGTGCGGCCCCCGGCCCGGGAGGGCTCGGGGTGCGTCAGGCCGAGGGGGTGCCTTGGGCCGCGGCTTCGGGGTGGTAGATGTCCGGCTCCAGGTAGATCACGCGGGCGATCGGGACCGCCTCGCGGATGCGGGCCTCGGCCGCGTTGATCGCGTTCGCGACCTCCGTGGCGGTGTCGTCGTGCTGGACGGCGATCTTGGCCGCGACCAGGAGTTCCTCCGGGCCGAGGTGGAGCGTGCGCATGTGGATGACGCGGGTGACGGTGTCCCCGTCGACGAGCGCGGCCTTGATCGCCTCGACCTCGTCGGGGCCGGCGGACTCGCCCAGGAGCAGGGACTTGGTCTCGGCGGCCAGGATGATCGCGATGGCGATGAGCAGGACGCCGATGCACAGGGTGCCGATGCCGTCCCAGATCCCGTTGTCGGTGATCAGGGCGATGCCTACGCCGCCTAGGGCGAGGACGAGGCCGATCAGTGCGCCGAAGTCCTCCAGGAGGACGACGGGCAGTTCGGGGGCCTTGGCCCGCTTGATGAACTGGCTCCACGACAGCGAGCCGCGGATCTCGTTCGACTCCTTGATCGCGGTGCGGAAGGAGAACGACTCGGCGATGATCGCGAAGACCAGGACGCCGACCGGCCAGTACCACTGCTCGATGGGGTGCGGTTCCTTGATCTTCTCGACGCCCTCGTAGATGGCGAACATGCCACCGACGGTGAAGAGCACGATGGAGACGAGGA
This is a stretch of genomic DNA from Streptomyces sp. NBC_00536. It encodes these proteins:
- a CDS encoding cation diffusion facilitator family transporter, which encodes MSASGGTKAIVAALAANLAIAVAKFVAWFFSGSSSMLAEGVHSLADSGNQGLLLLGGKKAQREATPQHPFGYGRERYIYAFLVSIVLFTVGGMFAIYEGVEKIKEPHPIEQWYWPVGVLVFAIIAESFSFRTAIKESNEIRGSLSWSQFIKRAKAPELPVVLLEDFGALIGLVLALGGVGIALITDNGIWDGIGTLCIGVLLIAIAIILAAETKSLLLGESAGPDEVEAIKAALVDGDTVTRVIHMRTLHLGPEELLVAAKIAVQHDDTATEVANAINAAEARIREAVPIARVIYLEPDIYHPEAAAQGTPSA
- a CDS encoding fructose-specific PTS transporter subunit EIIC — encoded protein: MTSPAGPSDTGPSDGGGASGNKRLKLLAVTACPTGIAHTYMAAEKLQQAAERLGIDMKVETQGSIGAENVLTDNDVREADGIIIAADKEVDRERFAGKRVLSTGVADGIHKPEELIERAQSAPVQQGTAAAAGSGGSGGKERSLAYKALMNGVSYMIPFVVVGGLLIAIALALGGHATETGYAVTPGTFWDHIFQIGVLGFTLMIPILSGYIAYAIGDRPALVPGMIGGFIANTGSLYDSKAGAGFIGAIVTGFLAGFLVLWIKKVKVPKVVQPIMPIIVIPIIATTALGLFFIYVIGKPISWVFENLTSWLSGMTGTSAILLGALLGLMIAFDMGGPVNKTAFLFGTGLIASGNYAVMGMCAAAIPVMPLGQGLATVLRRKLYSDQERDTGMAALFMGMFGISEGAIPFAAARPAVVIPANMLGGAVAGAIAGVAGVGDHVPHGGPVVAALGAISGWAWFLIAIAAGTVVTALTTNALIELKERKRGGGAVVAGSGGGAVVPEAVPVLVGAGAGAGAGTAVRASQAAPAAGSAVVAAGAEPEVLSGYLTEQTVKTELAADGKEAAIREMAAMLATTGNVRDTEELVRVALAREAQGTTGLGESIAIPHAKTDAVSRPTVGFARSAEGIEWGALDGTKARLVFMISVPEAAAGDEHLRILALLSRKLMDSGFRDRLQSAPDEAAILNVLREIR